Proteins encoded together in one Halomicrobium urmianum window:
- a CDS encoding cytochrome b has translation MADRLDRVYRWFDDRLDLDRDVPFLGKAFPAEDSYLLGEVALFCFLMLVLTGMFLGFFFEPSTSEVEYDGSVAEYQGEELPESFVSVLNITYDVPYGMFLRRLHHWAAHLFVASLSLHMLRVFFSGAYQNPREPNWVVGSGLAVSSMFAAYTGYALPFDEFASTATGIGFSIANSIPILGDVFAQVVFGGEYPSSATVPRFYFIHVFLLPVVIAGLIAVHMGILVRQKHTEAPREDDVAGDGRRVDRDDDSIVVGLPAFPNQAAISAVVFFLTMATLSLLAGFLPVHNVAEYGPNDPAGTPALIMPDWFLMWVFGFLKLLPGWLGFTVPVVDVHVSTEFIGGMLLPGIVFAVMFAWPFIDYREEPRHFGVDPLARPWQTAVGVAAVVMIMIASIAGMNTIAADITGLSTGVLNPVLLAATVLGPLVAGGITYLAIDRYDGPIYGTHPEITPDGGAEADAAEADHSADDAEPADTDGEAGRRPDDDGSGGGSDG, from the coding sequence GTGGCTGACCGACTCGATCGGGTCTACCGGTGGTTCGACGACCGACTCGACCTGGACCGGGACGTGCCCTTCCTCGGGAAGGCGTTCCCGGCCGAGGACTCGTACCTCCTCGGAGAGGTCGCGCTGTTCTGCTTCCTGATGCTCGTGCTGACGGGCATGTTCCTCGGGTTCTTCTTCGAGCCCTCGACGTCGGAGGTGGAGTACGACGGCAGCGTCGCCGAGTATCAGGGCGAGGAGCTGCCCGAATCGTTCGTCAGCGTGCTCAACATAACCTACGACGTCCCGTACGGGATGTTCCTGCGGCGCCTGCACCACTGGGCGGCCCACCTGTTCGTGGCCTCCCTGTCGTTGCACATGTTGCGCGTCTTCTTCAGCGGCGCCTACCAGAACCCCCGCGAGCCCAACTGGGTCGTCGGCTCGGGGCTCGCCGTCTCCTCGATGTTCGCGGCCTACACCGGCTACGCGCTGCCGTTCGACGAGTTCGCCAGCACGGCGACCGGCATCGGGTTCAGCATCGCGAACTCGATACCCATACTCGGGGACGTGTTCGCGCAGGTCGTGTTCGGGGGTGAGTATCCGTCGAGCGCGACTGTGCCGCGGTTCTACTTCATCCACGTGTTCCTCCTCCCGGTGGTCATCGCCGGGCTGATAGCCGTACACATGGGGATCCTCGTCCGGCAGAAACACACCGAGGCACCCCGGGAGGACGACGTGGCCGGGGACGGCCGGCGCGTCGACCGGGACGACGACAGCATCGTGGTCGGGCTGCCGGCCTTCCCTAACCAGGCGGCGATCAGCGCCGTCGTGTTCTTCCTGACGATGGCGACGCTGTCGCTGCTGGCCGGTTTCCTGCCGGTCCACAACGTCGCCGAGTACGGCCCCAACGACCCGGCCGGGACGCCGGCGCTGATCATGCCCGACTGGTTCCTGATGTGGGTGTTCGGCTTCCTGAAGCTCCTGCCGGGCTGGCTCGGCTTCACCGTCCCGGTCGTGGACGTCCACGTCAGCACCGAGTTCATCGGCGGGATGCTCCTGCCCGGCATCGTCTTCGCGGTCATGTTCGCGTGGCCGTTCATCGACTACCGGGAGGAGCCGCGCCACTTCGGAGTCGACCCGCTGGCCCGCCCCTGGCAGACCGCCGTCGGCGTCGCGGCGGTCGTCATGATCATGATCGCCTCGATCGCGGGGATGAACACCATCGCGGCCGACATCACGGGGCTCTCGACAGGTGTGCTCAACCCCGTGCTGCTGGCCGCGACGGTCCTGGGACCGCTGGTCGCGGGCGGGATCACCTACCTCGCGATCGACCGCTACGACGGCCCCATCTACGGGACCCACCCCGAGATCACCCCGGACGGGGGCGCGGAGGCGGACGCGGCCGAAGCCGACCACTCGGCTGACGACGCCGAACCGGCCGATACCGACGGGGAAGCGGGGCGTCGGCCCGACGACGACGGATCGGGAGGTGGGAGCGATGGCTGA
- a CDS encoding Rieske (2Fe-2S) protein, producing the protein MPGSDRDGDEVGRVLEDIPDVDACQQCPCACDVEDLLADERGEVERRDVAKLLATVGGLTAVGSLAAPLAGLSQVFEREYEGPIYSDDVALVDDEGEPVTENFLEYGDFATVFPESNPGLEDAPTLLVRFEEGEYGDGTDTDWVASGYAAYSKVCTHAGCMVSDFEGTTLVCPCHAGKFDPLSGASVVGGPPPRPLPQLPLRLADDGTLVAGGDFEGPIGVGGE; encoded by the coding sequence ATGCCGGGGTCCGACCGCGACGGCGACGAGGTCGGCCGCGTGCTCGAAGACATCCCCGACGTCGACGCCTGCCAGCAGTGCCCCTGCGCCTGCGACGTGGAGGACCTGCTCGCGGACGAGCGCGGGGAGGTCGAGCGGCGCGACGTCGCCAAACTCCTGGCTACCGTCGGCGGGCTGACGGCCGTCGGGAGCCTGGCCGCGCCGCTGGCCGGCCTCTCGCAGGTGTTCGAGCGGGAGTACGAGGGCCCGATCTACAGCGACGACGTGGCGCTGGTCGACGACGAGGGGGAGCCGGTGACCGAGAACTTCCTGGAGTACGGCGACTTCGCGACGGTGTTCCCCGAGTCGAACCCCGGCCTCGAGGACGCGCCGACGCTCCTGGTCAGGTTCGAGGAGGGTGAGTACGGCGACGGAACCGACACCGACTGGGTCGCCAGCGGGTACGCGGCCTACTCGAAGGTCTGCACGCACGCGGGCTGTATGGTGTCGGACTTCGAGGGGACGACCCTCGTCTGCCCGTGCCACGCCGGGAAGTTCGACCCGCTGTCGGGCGCCAGCGTCGTCGGCGGGCCGCCACCGCGGCCGCTCCCGCAGCTCCCGCTGCGGCTCGCCGACGACGGGACGCTGGTCGCCGGCGGGGACTTCGAGGGCCCGATCGGGGTCGGAGGTGAGTGA